From a single Mobula birostris isolate sMobBir1 chromosome 13, sMobBir1.hap1, whole genome shotgun sequence genomic region:
- the LOC140208198 gene encoding uncharacterized protein, with the protein MAHQQVHTRERLYTCSDCGKGFTKSSHLLRHQSVHTGERPFTCSDCGKGFTLSSQLKVHQRVHTGERPFTCSDCGKGFTLSSQLKVHQRVHTGERPFTCPDCGKRFTRSSHLQRHQRIHTGERPFTCTVCGKRFTRPSHLQAHWSVHTGERPFTCSMCGNRFTCSSHLKVHQRVHTGERPFICSDCGKGFTCSYQLKVHQRVHTGERPFTCSDCGKGFTCSSQLKVHQRVHTGERPFTCSVCGKGFTRSSHLQVHSSVHTGERPFTCSNCGKGFTQSSELKVHQRVHTGERPFTCSDCGKGFTSSSQLKVHQRVHTGERPFTCSDCGKEFICSSKLKVHQRVHTGERPFTCSVCGKGFTCSSQLMVHQRVHTGERPFTCSNCGKGFTQSSELKVHQRVHTGERPFTCSNCGKGFSQSSELKVHQRVHTGERPFTCSDCGKGFTCSSQLKAHRRVHTGERPFTCLHCGKGFTSSSQLKVHQRVHTGERPFTCSDCGKGFTQSSALMAHQRVHSGERPYTCSVCGKGFTQSCTLQRHERVHSGERPFTCSDCGKGFTQASELQAHRSVHTGEWPFTCSVCGKGFTWSTELQAHQSVHTGERPFTCSVCGKGFTKSYQLKVHQHVHTGERPFTCSDCGKGFTSSSQLLMHQRVHTGERPFTCRDCGKGFTRSSHLQRHQRVHTGERPFSCSVCGKGFTRSSNLQKHQRVHTE; encoded by the coding sequence atggctcaccagcaagttcacactagggagaggttgtacacctgctcggactgtgggaagggatttactaaatcatctcacctactgaggcaccagtcagtacacactggggagaggccattcacctgctccgactgtgggaagggattcactttgtcatcccaactgaaggtacatcagcgagttcacactggggagaggccgttcacctgctccgactgtgggaagggattcactttgtcatcccaattgaaggtacatcagcgagttcacactggggagaggccgttcacctgcccagactgtgggaagagattcactcggtcatctcatctacagagacaccagcgaattcacactggggagaggccattcacctgcacagtgtgtgggaagcgattcactcggccatcccacctacaagcacactggtctgttcacactggggagaggccgttcacctgctcaatgTGTGGGAatagattcacttgctcatcccacctgaaggtacatcagcgagttcacaccggggagaggccgtttatctgctcagactgcgggaagggattcacttgctcataccaactgaaggtgcatcagcgagttcatactggagagaggccattcacctgctcagactgtgggaagggattcacttgctcatcccaactgaaggtacatcagcgagttcacactggggagaggccattcacttgctcagtgtgtgggaagggattcactcgatcatcccacCTGCAAGTACACTCGtctgttcacactggagagagaccgttcacctgctcaaactgtgggaaaggattcactcagtcatctgaactgaaggtacatcagcgagttcacactggagagcggccgtttacctgctcagactgtgggaagggattcacttcgtcatctcaactgaaggtacatcagcgagttcacactggagagaggccattcacctgctcagactgtgggaaagaatTCATTTGCTCAtccaaactgaaggtacatcagcgagttcacactggggagaggccattcacctgctcagtgtgtgggaagggattcacttgctcatcccaactgatggtacatcagcgagttcacactggggagaggccattcacctgctcaaactgcgggaagggattcactcagtcatctgaactgaaggtacaccagcgagttcacaccggggaacggccgttcacctgctcgaactgcgggaagggattcagtcagtcatctgaactgaaggtacaccagcgagttcatactggagagcggccattcacctgctcagactgtgggaagggattcacttgctcatcccaactgaaggcacataggcgagttcacactggggagaggccgttcacctgcttgcactgtgggaagggatttacttcctcatcccaactgaaggtacatcagcgagttcacactggggagaggccgttcacctgctcagactgtgggaagggattcactcagtcatccgccctaatggcacaccagcgagttcacagtggggagcggCCGTAcacctgctctgtctgtgggaagggattcactcagtcatgcaccctacagagacacgagcgagttcacagtggggagcggccgttcacctgctcagattgtgggaaaggATTTACTCAGGCATCCGAACTACAGGCACACCggtcagttcatactggggagtggccgttcacctgctcagtctgtgggaagggattcacttggtcaactGAACTacaggcacaccagtcagttcatactggggagaggccgttcacctgctcagtctgtgggaagggattcactaagtcatatcaactgaaggtacatcagcacgttcacactggagagaggccgttcacctgctcagactgtggaaaaggattcacttcgtcatctcaactactgatgcaccagcgagttcacactggagagaggccgttcacctgccgagactgtgggaagggattcactcggtcatctcatctacagagacaccagcgtgttcacacaggggagaggccattcagctgctcagtgtgtgggaagggattcactcggtcatcgaatctacagaaacaccagcgagttcacaccgagtAG